The following coding sequences lie in one Arachis hypogaea cultivar Tifrunner chromosome 4, arahy.Tifrunner.gnm2.J5K5, whole genome shotgun sequence genomic window:
- the LOC112797460 gene encoding uncharacterized protein, giving the protein MEPRGTSPYRERERERERESITLRENQSEKGRGVVSTASPLLPSSPSPRPVTIAGASHLHPRSCRHRFSPLPSHRQAVHRHVGPFPVGAVAGGCLCFRCKHPVGARSPFYSPEVVTGAAAAPLLISCYAG; this is encoded by the exons ATGGAGCCGCGGGGTACATCGccatatagagagagagagagagagagagagagagagagcatcaCGCTGAGGGAGAACCAATCGGAGAAAGGGAGAGGTGTCGTGTCTACTGCGAGCCCGCTGTTGCCATCGTCACCCTCACCGCGACCTGTCACCATCGCTGGAGCCAGCCACCTTCATCCCCGTTCATGCCGTCACCGTTTCTCGCCACTGCCGAGCCATCGTCAGGCTGTGCACCGCCACGTAGGGCCGTTTCCAGTTGGCGCCGTGGCTGGTGGTTGCCTCTGCTTTCGGTGTAAGCACCCCGTCGGAGCTCGGTCGCCATTCTACTCTCCGGAAGTTGTCACCGGAGCTGCGGCTGCTCCGCTCTTGATTTCTTGTTATGCA GGTTGA